One Luteolibacter flavescens DNA segment encodes these proteins:
- a CDS encoding response regulator, with product MKRFDQTNPPVVVYGVPLLMVAIYIGDYFAPLGFGAFIFYMVPVVMTLFAWRTIVPVITALCATFLIIADSAMTPEGDFTSISHLNRFFGTLTIWMIAGIGAQFIRNRLEVRKEVWMRDGQAKLVHRLEGDPMIDELGSKAIGFLCEHLGAKTAAFFVRHDAGHFQRCATYAAAKDSVPERFHPGEGLLGQAVRDGKIHTIEDIPAGYLAAGSSFGESPPRHLIVIPVSFEDEVIAVMEIGYFNTIQDSDRDFLERAEDTLAVAIRSANYRTRLRELLEETQQQSEEVQAQAEELRVSNEELEEQSRVLRESQSRLEQQQAELEQINTRLEEQTQALEGQRNDLVRAKQSLESQARLVEQASRYKSDFLANMSHELRTPLNSSLILARLLAENRPGNLSDEQMKFARTIETAGKDLLNLINDVLDLSKIEAGHLEIHTETLQLGEMASKLHAIFDPIAGQKNLGLHIELDDDLPDSIETDTQRLMQVLKNLLSNALKFTEKGEVRVRVTRATKDHIRIAVKDTGIGISEEFQRSIFEPFYQADAASNRKFGGTGLGLSISRQLALLLGGEIELESEHGVGSTFSLILPVSHTGPAHPQALPMVTAAPQVIAALPAVKPLPPAAAAMDARAAHHVPDDREKLSAGKRIILIVEDDEAFANILVDLAHEMHFQALVATTADEALALAQQHRPSAMVLDIGLPDNSGLFVLERLKSDSRTRHIPVHVVSGSDYTQTALAMGAVGYMLKPVKREQLVEAFDSLETRLNEKMRKVLVVEDDPIQLEAMKALFHTLDVETVCAETAASCLTLLKEGTFDCMVLDLSLPDASGFSLLETLSTEDTYSFPPVIVYTGRELAPGEEQRLRRYSKSIIIKGAKSPERLLDEVTLFLHQVVADLPPEQQRMIEHAGNRDAALEGKRILIAEDDVRNVFALTSLLEGRGVTLRIARNGLEAVEALERAKTDPSQGVDLVLMDVMMPEMDGITAMREIRKHPEWRKLPIIALTAKAMKNDQEQCLAAGANDYLAKPLDVDKLLSLIRVWMPR from the coding sequence ATGAAGCGATTTGACCAAACGAACCCGCCTGTCGTCGTTTACGGCGTCCCGCTGCTGATGGTCGCCATTTACATTGGCGACTACTTTGCCCCGCTGGGTTTCGGCGCGTTCATTTTTTACATGGTCCCGGTGGTGATGACGCTGTTCGCGTGGCGGACCATCGTCCCGGTGATCACGGCGCTCTGCGCCACCTTCCTGATCATTGCGGACTCCGCGATGACGCCGGAGGGAGACTTCACGAGCATCTCCCACCTGAACCGCTTCTTCGGAACGCTGACGATCTGGATGATCGCGGGCATCGGTGCCCAATTCATCCGCAACCGTCTGGAAGTGCGGAAGGAAGTGTGGATGCGCGACGGCCAGGCGAAGCTGGTCCACCGGCTGGAGGGCGACCCGATGATCGACGAGCTGGGATCAAAGGCGATCGGCTTCCTCTGCGAGCATCTCGGGGCAAAGACGGCCGCCTTTTTCGTCCGTCATGATGCCGGTCACTTCCAGCGCTGTGCGACCTATGCGGCGGCGAAGGACAGCGTGCCCGAGCGCTTTCACCCCGGGGAGGGCCTGCTGGGCCAAGCGGTGCGGGACGGGAAGATCCACACGATCGAGGACATCCCCGCGGGCTACCTCGCGGCCGGCTCCAGCTTTGGCGAGTCGCCGCCGCGCCACCTGATCGTAATCCCGGTGAGCTTCGAGGACGAGGTGATCGCGGTGATGGAGATCGGCTATTTCAATACGATCCAGGACAGCGACCGCGATTTCCTGGAGCGCGCCGAAGACACGCTGGCCGTGGCCATCCGCTCCGCGAACTACCGCACCCGGCTGCGCGAGCTGCTGGAGGAGACTCAGCAGCAATCCGAGGAAGTACAGGCGCAGGCCGAGGAGCTGCGCGTGTCGAACGAGGAGCTGGAGGAACAAAGCCGCGTGCTCCGCGAGTCCCAGTCGCGGCTGGAGCAGCAGCAGGCGGAGCTGGAGCAGATCAATACCCGCCTCGAGGAGCAGACGCAGGCGCTGGAAGGCCAGCGCAACGACCTGGTGCGCGCGAAGCAATCGCTGGAAAGCCAGGCCCGCCTGGTGGAGCAGGCCAGCCGCTACAAGTCCGACTTCCTCGCAAACATGTCGCACGAGCTGCGGACGCCGCTGAATTCATCGCTCATCCTCGCGCGGCTGCTGGCGGAGAACCGGCCGGGCAATCTTTCCGACGAGCAGATGAAATTTGCCCGGACGATCGAGACCGCCGGCAAGGACCTGCTGAACCTGATCAACGACGTGCTCGATCTGTCGAAGATCGAGGCCGGTCACCTGGAGATCCACACCGAGACGCTGCAGCTCGGGGAAATGGCTTCGAAGCTCCACGCGATCTTCGACCCCATCGCCGGGCAGAAGAACCTCGGCCTGCACATCGAGCTGGATGACGACCTGCCGGACTCGATCGAGACCGACACTCAGCGCCTGATGCAGGTGCTGAAGAACCTGCTCTCGAACGCGCTGAAATTCACCGAAAAGGGCGAGGTGCGGGTCCGGGTGACGCGCGCGACGAAGGATCACATCCGCATCGCCGTGAAGGACACCGGCATCGGGATCTCGGAGGAATTCCAGCGCTCGATCTTCGAGCCCTTCTATCAGGCAGATGCGGCGAGCAACCGGAAGTTCGGCGGCACGGGTCTGGGTCTCTCGATCTCGCGCCAGCTCGCTCTGCTGCTCGGCGGGGAGATCGAGCTGGAAAGCGAGCACGGCGTGGGCAGCACCTTCTCGCTCATCCTGCCGGTGAGCCACACCGGCCCGGCACACCCGCAGGCCCTGCCGATGGTGACGGCGGCCCCGCAGGTGATCGCCGCACTTCCTGCGGTGAAGCCGCTGCCACCCGCAGCCGCCGCCATGGACGCGCGCGCCGCCCATCACGTGCCGGACGACCGCGAAAAGCTGTCCGCGGGCAAACGCATCATCCTGATCGTGGAAGATGACGAGGCCTTCGCCAATATCCTGGTGGACCTCGCGCACGAGATGCACTTCCAGGCACTGGTGGCGACGACTGCGGACGAAGCGCTGGCACTGGCGCAGCAGCACCGCCCGAGCGCCATGGTCCTCGACATCGGCCTGCCGGACAATTCCGGGCTCTTCGTGCTGGAGCGCCTGAAGAGCGACTCCCGCACCCGCCACATCCCGGTGCACGTCGTATCCGGCAGCGACTACACCCAGACCGCCCTCGCGATGGGCGCGGTGGGCTACATGCTGAAGCCGGTGAAGCGCGAGCAGCTCGTGGAGGCCTTCGACAGCCTGGAGACCCGCCTGAACGAAAAGATGCGCAAGGTGCTGGTCGTGGAAGACGACCCGATCCAGCTCGAGGCGATGAAGGCGCTCTTCCACACACTGGACGTGGAGACGGTGTGCGCCGAGACCGCGGCGAGCTGCCTGACCCTGCTGAAGGAAGGCACCTTCGACTGCATGGTGCTGGACCTCAGCCTGCCGGATGCCTCGGGCTTCTCCCTGCTGGAGACGCTGAGCACGGAGGACACCTACTCCTTCCCGCCCGTGATCGTTTACACCGGCCGCGAGCTCGCCCCGGGCGAGGAGCAGCGGCTGCGGCGCTACTCGAAGTCCATCATCATCAAGGGCGCGAAGTCGCCGGAGCGCCTGCTCGACGAGGTGACGCTCTTCCTCCACCAGGTGGTGGCCGACCTGCCGCCCGAGCAGCAGCGCATGATCGAGCACGCGGGCAACCGCGACGCCGCGCTGGAGGGCAAGCGCATCCTCATCGCCGAGGACGACGTGCGGAATGTCTTCGCCCTCACCAGCCTGCTGGAAGGCCGCGGCGTGACGCTGCGGATCGCCCGCAACGGCCTGGAGGCCGTGGAGGCTCTGGAGCGTGCCAAGACCGACCCCTCGCAGGGCGTGGACCTCGTCCTGATGGACGTGATGATGCCGGAGATGGACGGCATCACCGCCATGCGCGAGATCCGCAAGCACCCGGAGTGGCGGAAGCTGCCCATCATCGCCCTGACCGCGAAGGCGATGAAGAACGACCAGGAGCAATGCCTGGCCGCCGGGGCGAACGACTACCTTGCCAAGCCGCTGGATGTGGACAAGTTGCTGTCCCTGATCCGGGTCTGGATGCCCCGCTGA
- a CDS encoding CheR family methyltransferase, protein MKSLPSRTEEIELHLLLEAIYLRYHHDFRGYSVASLKRRLTQARQHFGCETFSQLQDRVLRDEGMVSRLLPYLTVQVSEMFRDPSYFRALREKVIPHLRTYPSLKVWIAGCSQGEELYSMVILFREEGLENRTIFYATDINSTALAAAEAGVYDLDRIALFTANHQKSGGKGSLSDHFTTGYGRAVIDKSLRQRVVFSDHSLASDAVFAEAHLVSCRNVLIYFTRPLQDRAVGLFQDSLVRRGFLGLGSKESLRFSEHAGDFEEFDRKERIYQRSADR, encoded by the coding sequence ATGAAAAGCCTGCCCTCCCGGACCGAGGAGATCGAGCTGCACCTGCTGCTCGAGGCGATCTACTTGCGGTATCACCACGACTTCCGCGGCTACTCGGTGGCCTCGCTGAAGCGCCGGCTGACGCAGGCCCGCCAGCACTTCGGCTGCGAGACCTTTTCCCAGCTCCAGGACCGCGTGCTGCGGGACGAGGGCATGGTATCCCGGCTGCTGCCCTACCTGACGGTGCAGGTCAGCGAGATGTTCCGCGATCCTTCCTACTTCCGCGCGCTGCGGGAGAAGGTGATCCCGCACCTGCGCACCTACCCCTCGCTGAAGGTGTGGATCGCCGGCTGCAGCCAAGGCGAAGAGCTTTACTCGATGGTGATCCTTTTCCGCGAGGAGGGGCTGGAAAACCGCACGATCTTCTACGCCACGGACATCAATTCCACCGCGCTCGCGGCGGCGGAGGCCGGGGTCTATGACCTCGACCGCATCGCTCTCTTCACGGCGAATCACCAGAAATCCGGCGGCAAGGGCTCCCTGTCCGACCACTTCACCACAGGCTACGGCCGTGCGGTCATCGACAAGTCGCTGCGCCAGCGTGTGGTCTTCTCGGACCACAGCCTGGCCTCGGACGCCGTCTTCGCCGAGGCGCACCTCGTTTCCTGCCGGAACGTGCTGATCTACTTCACCCGGCCGCTGCAGGACCGGGCGGTGGGACTTTTCCAGGACTCGCTGGTCCGCCGCGGCTTCCTCGGCCTCGGGTCGAAGGAAAGCCTGCGGTTTTCCGAGCATGCGGGGGATTTCGAGGAATTCGACCGCAAGGAACGAATCTACCAGAGGAGCGCCGACCGATGA
- a CDS encoding chemotaxis protein CheB, with translation MIAEESINESAVVIGASVGAIGALSAILPALPAGYPLPVLVVVHIPPDRDTGLPALFAARCALPVKEAEDKEPVRPGTIYFAPPNYHLLVEPDFTFALSVDDPVMYSRPALDVLFESAADAYGNGLCGVVLTGASADGARGLRAVAAAGGRALVQTPETAEGEIMPRAALDACPLARALDLGDIARELIQLPSST, from the coding sequence ATGATCGCGGAAGAATCCATCAACGAATCCGCAGTGGTGATCGGCGCATCGGTCGGGGCGATCGGCGCGCTGAGCGCCATCCTGCCCGCGCTGCCCGCCGGCTACCCGCTGCCGGTGCTGGTGGTGGTGCACATCCCGCCGGACCGGGACACCGGGCTGCCCGCGCTCTTCGCCGCACGCTGCGCGCTGCCGGTGAAGGAGGCGGAAGACAAGGAACCGGTGCGCCCGGGCACGATCTACTTCGCCCCGCCGAACTATCACCTGCTGGTGGAGCCCGACTTCACCTTTGCCCTCTCCGTCGATGACCCGGTGATGTATTCCCGCCCGGCGCTCGACGTCCTCTTCGAATCCGCCGCGGACGCCTACGGAAACGGCCTCTGCGGCGTGGTCCTCACCGGGGCCAGCGCCGACGGTGCCCGCGGCCTGCGCGCCGTGGCCGCCGCCGGGGGCCGCGCCCTCGTCCAGACGCCGGAAACGGCCGAGGGCGAGATCATGCCCCGCGCCGCCCTCGACGCTTGCCCACTTGCGCGAGCCCTTGACTTGGGCGACATCGCCCGTGAGTTAATCCAACTCCCCTCCTCCACCTGA
- a CDS encoding response regulator produces MTAPVKFLLVDDLDANLIALEGLLKREGLELLKAGSGREALELLLVHDIALAFLDVQMPEMGGFELAEIMRSTERTRNVPIIFLTAGVVDQEHRFRGFETGAVDFLPKPIDSQVLLNKAAVFFDLARQRQELQESRLRLLQANDQLARSNAELEKADRSKDEFLAMLAHELRNPLAPLRNAAMTLRKPDIDRQHHERVVSMIERQVGNLSHMIEDLLDVSRITQGKIELRCQPVELQPVLQSAALTVAASCKAAGQELRVNLPSEPVFLDADSTRLEQIVGNLLTNASRYSGELSRIELSSETAGTPEKPEVIIRVTDNGRGIDPELLPRIFGLFVQGSRTIDRSNEGLGIGLTVVHRLVQLHGGTIDAHSEGIGKGAEFIIRLPRLVSQQPEEAAPVILDADEPAALRILIVDDNCDSADSMGMLLEIEGHVTRVAHGAEEALELANEFRPQVVLLDIGLPGMDGYEVARHLRKREATEDAFLIAVTGYGTEEDRARTKAAGFDEHLVKPADLGLLRKWLEAQGKLRLAGV; encoded by the coding sequence ATGACCGCTCCCGTCAAATTCCTGCTGGTCGATGACCTCGACGCGAATCTCATCGCGCTGGAAGGGCTGTTGAAACGCGAGGGACTGGAGTTGCTCAAGGCCGGTTCCGGTCGCGAGGCATTGGAATTGCTGCTGGTACACGATATCGCGCTGGCATTCCTGGACGTCCAGATGCCGGAGATGGGCGGCTTCGAGCTGGCGGAGATCATGCGCAGCACCGAGCGGACGCGGAACGTGCCCATCATCTTCCTCACCGCCGGGGTGGTGGACCAGGAGCACCGCTTCCGGGGATTTGAAACGGGAGCCGTGGATTTCCTGCCCAAGCCGATCGACTCGCAGGTGCTGCTGAACAAGGCGGCCGTCTTCTTCGACCTCGCCCGCCAGCGGCAGGAGCTGCAGGAAAGCAGGCTGCGGCTGCTCCAGGCAAACGACCAGCTCGCGCGCAGCAATGCCGAACTGGAAAAGGCGGACCGCTCGAAGGACGAATTCCTCGCCATGCTCGCCCACGAGCTGCGGAACCCGCTGGCACCTCTGCGGAATGCTGCGATGACCCTGCGCAAGCCGGACATCGACCGCCAGCATCACGAACGCGTGGTCTCCATGATCGAGCGCCAGGTGGGAAACCTGAGCCACATGATCGAGGACCTGCTGGATGTCTCCCGCATCACGCAGGGGAAGATCGAGCTGCGCTGCCAGCCCGTGGAGCTGCAGCCGGTGCTGCAATCCGCCGCGCTGACCGTGGCGGCGAGTTGCAAGGCCGCGGGCCAGGAGCTGCGCGTCAATCTGCCCTCGGAGCCCGTCTTCCTCGATGCCGACAGCACCCGGCTGGAGCAGATCGTGGGGAACCTGCTCACGAATGCCTCGCGCTACAGCGGGGAGCTGTCCCGCATCGAGCTGTCCTCGGAAACGGCGGGCACGCCGGAGAAGCCGGAAGTCATCATCCGCGTGACGGACAATGGCCGCGGCATCGACCCCGAGCTGCTGCCGCGCATCTTCGGACTCTTCGTCCAGGGCAGCCGCACGATCGACCGCTCGAACGAAGGCCTGGGCATCGGCCTGACGGTCGTCCACCGGCTGGTGCAGCTCCATGGCGGCACCATCGACGCGCACAGCGAAGGCATCGGGAAAGGTGCCGAATTCATCATCCGCCTGCCGCGCCTGGTCAGCCAGCAGCCCGAGGAGGCTGCTCCGGTGATCCTGGATGCGGACGAACCCGCCGCCCTGCGCATCCTGATCGTGGACGACAACTGCGACTCCGCGGACAGCATGGGCATGCTGCTGGAAATCGAGGGCCACGTCACCCGCGTGGCGCACGGTGCGGAGGAAGCGCTGGAGCTCGCCAATGAATTCCGCCCGCAGGTCGTGCTGCTCGATATCGGCCTGCCCGGCATGGACGGCTACGAGGTCGCACGGCACCTGCGCAAGCGCGAGGCGACCGAGGATGCCTTCCTCATCGCCGTCACCGGCTACGGCACCGAGGAAGACCGCGCCCGCACGAAGGCCGCCGGCTTCGACGAGCACCTCGTGAAACCCGCCGACCTGGGCCTGCTCCGCAAGTGGCTGGAAGCGCAGGGCAAGCTCCGGCTGGCCGGGGTGTGA